From the genome of Geminocystis herdmanii PCC 6308, one region includes:
- a CDS encoding metallothionein produces the protein MTTATVTQMKCACPSCLCIVDIASAIQKDNQYFCSDACANGHKEGTTGCSHSGCGCHG, from the coding sequence ATGACTACCGCTACCGTTACTCAAATGAAATGTGCGTGTCCCTCTTGTTTATGTATAGTAGATATAGCTAGTGCCATCCAAAAAGATAATCAGTATTTTTGTTCTGATGCTTGTGCGAATGGACACAAAGAAGGTACAACAGGTTGCTCCCATAGTGGCTGTGGATGTCACGGTTAA
- a CDS encoding FGGY-family carbohydrate kinase, whose amino-acid sequence MYLGIDFGTSGARAIIIDENRQVILSVNTSFPAYHSVNLWEKTLHELLSQIPFHLASQLKSIVLDATSSTVVLCDRTGNPLDEAIWYNDDRGKESLSEIREFAPENHLVISATSSLAKLHWWYHQPFFRDACYFLHQADWLAFLLHGKLGISDYHNALKLGYDVVTLDYPSWLKDRSYFDILPQIKAPAENIATVSGKISKQYQINPDCIVKAGTTDSISAFLASGATQAGEAVTSLGSTLVLKLLSTTKIDDSRYGIYSHRLGDLWLTGGASNTGGAVLKHFFTATQLTELSLKINPDIPTNLNYYPLLTKGDRFPLNNPYLEPKITPRPDNPREFLQGLLEGITNIEAQGYELLQKLGASKLTKVYTAGGGANNETWRYLRHKALKVDVLVSPHTQSAYGSALLGVAS is encoded by the coding sequence ATGTATTTAGGGATCGATTTTGGCACATCGGGCGCAAGGGCGATTATTATTGACGAAAATCGTCAAGTTATCCTTTCGGTTAACACTTCTTTTCCGGCTTATCATTCCGTGAATCTTTGGGAAAAGACTTTACACGAATTACTGTCTCAAATTCCCTTTCATCTTGCATCACAATTAAAGTCGATCGTACTCGATGCAACATCTAGCACGGTGGTATTATGCGATCGAACTGGCAACCCCCTTGATGAAGCTATCTGGTATAATGACGATCGAGGTAAGGAGTCTCTCTCAGAAATTAGAGAATTTGCGCCCGAAAATCATCTAGTAATTAGTGCCACTTCCAGTTTAGCGAAACTCCATTGGTGGTATCATCAACCCTTTTTTCGTGATGCTTGTTATTTTCTTCATCAAGCCGACTGGTTAGCATTTTTGTTACACGGCAAACTCGGCATCAGCGATTATCATAATGCCCTCAAGTTAGGCTACGATGTTGTCACCTTAGATTATCCCTCATGGTTAAAGGATCGATCGTACTTTGATATTCTACCGCAAATAAAAGCTCCCGCAGAAAATATTGCTACGGTATCTGGCAAGATAAGCAAACAATATCAGATTAACCCTGATTGTATCGTCAAAGCAGGAACAACCGATAGTATATCGGCATTTTTAGCCAGTGGTGCAACCCAAGCAGGAGAAGCCGTAACTTCCCTTGGTTCAACATTGGTGTTAAAACTGTTAAGTACCACTAAAATTGATGATAGTCGTTATGGAATCTATAGCCATAGATTAGGAGATTTGTGGTTAACAGGAGGTGCATCCAACACAGGTGGTGCAGTCTTAAAACACTTCTTCACTGCCACACAATTAACAGAATTGAGTCTCAAAATTAATCCTGATATTCCTACTAACCTCAACTATTATCCCTTATTAACTAAGGGCGATCGATTTCCCCTTAATAATCCTTATCTTGAGCCAAAAATTACACCACGCCCCGATAATCCTAGAGAATTTTTACAAGGATTACTAGAAGGTATCACTAATATTGAAGCGCAAGGCTATGAATTATTACAAAAATTAGGAGCAAGTAAACTAACAAAAGTATATACAGCAGGAGGCGGTGCAAACAACGAAACTTGGCGTTACTTACGTCATAAAGCCTTAAAAGTAGATGTTTTAGTTTCACCCCATACCCAATCCGCCTATGGTAGTGCCTTATTAGGGGTTGCCTCATAG
- a CDS encoding BCD family MFS transporter has protein sequence MTTDNYISQEIPQTIPKVGILTVLRLGLFNLGIGLISVLTLAVLNRVMISELGIPATIAAGVLALGQLVAPTRVWLGQLSDSKKLFGLHRTGYVRIAIAISGICIFLAVQLVWLLGGNIVENNGWQWNIFTIFVSVILALIFIVQGIATGASSTPFTALLVDISEEDDRSKIVGIIWSMLMVGIVIGGVTGNILLKNLAVGEDNVVSLENLIPPINSIFLFVPIIVVILTIIATWGVEKKYSRYRLRSSFVDREDGISLKRALKILTSSRQTGIFFTFLVMVTMSLFMQEAILEPYGGEVFNMSIGETTMLNSFWGIGILIGYGITGFYVVPRLGKTKTTKIGCILVALSFTLIIFAGLTTTPQILQGAMVLFGVAAGITTIGSISLMLDLTAAETAGTFVGAWGLAQAMSRGIAIALGGWILDIGRFLFDNPWLAYSFVFVCEGFVALGAIVLLNKVNVQEFQNTTREATAMVMEGDLD, from the coding sequence ATGACTACAGATAACTATATTTCCCAAGAAATTCCTCAAACAATCCCTAAAGTTGGTATTTTAACAGTATTACGTTTAGGGTTATTTAATCTCGGTATCGGTTTAATTTCGGTGTTGACTTTAGCGGTGTTAAACCGTGTAATGATTTCTGAGTTAGGTATTCCAGCGACGATCGCCGCAGGTGTTCTAGCATTAGGACAGCTGGTAGCTCCTACAAGGGTATGGTTAGGGCAATTATCCGACAGTAAAAAGTTATTCGGTTTACATCGTACGGGTTATGTGCGTATTGCGATCGCCATTTCAGGAATTTGTATCTTTTTAGCGGTGCAATTAGTATGGCTATTAGGTGGCAATATTGTTGAAAATAACGGTTGGCAATGGAATATTTTTACGATTTTTGTCAGTGTCATTTTAGCTTTAATCTTCATTGTACAAGGTATTGCCACGGGAGCAAGTTCAACGCCTTTTACCGCTTTACTGGTGGATATTTCTGAAGAAGACGATCGATCTAAAATAGTTGGCATAATTTGGTCTATGCTGATGGTAGGCATAGTTATCGGTGGAGTTACGGGAAATATTCTTCTCAAAAATTTAGCCGTAGGGGAAGATAATGTGGTTTCCCTAGAAAATCTGATACCGCCAATTAACTCTATCTTTTTATTTGTGCCAATTATTGTGGTGATTTTAACTATTATTGCCACATGGGGGGTGGAGAAAAAATACTCCCGTTATCGTTTAAGATCATCTTTTGTGGATAGAGAAGACGGTATTAGTTTAAAACGGGCTTTAAAAATTCTTACTTCATCTCGTCAAACAGGGATTTTCTTTACTTTTCTTGTGATGGTGACAATGAGTTTATTCATGCAAGAAGCAATTCTTGAGCCTTACGGCGGTGAAGTTTTCAATATGTCGATCGGCGAAACAACCATGTTAAACTCATTTTGGGGTATTGGCATCTTAATTGGCTATGGTATCACAGGATTTTATGTTGTGCCTCGTTTGGGTAAAACTAAAACGACAAAAATCGGTTGTATTCTTGTGGCGCTATCCTTTACTTTAATCATTTTTGCCGGTTTAACCACTACTCCTCAAATTTTACAAGGTGCGATGGTGTTGTTTGGAGTTGCCGCAGGTATCACAACTATTGGCTCAATTAGCTTAATGTTAGACTTAACCGCCGCCGAAACTGCGGGTACATTTGTAGGAGCTTGGGGTTTAGCCCAAGCCATGTCGAGGGGGATTGCCATCGCCTTGGGGGGTTGGATTCTGGATATAGGTAGATTTTTGTTTGATAATCCTTGGTTAGCCTATAGTTTTGTATTTGTTTGTGAAGGCTTTGTGGCATTAGGTGCGATCGTGCTGTTAAATAAAGTTAATGTACAGGAATTTCAAAACACGACTAGAGAAGCAACCGCTATGGTAATGGAAGGGGATTTAGATTAA
- a CDS encoding methyltransferase family protein: MKIKNSINLHKGLTFIFILSVMTIYNNFNIGAWIYLALHGTYGILWLIKDKIYPDKQWETEISFPLGIILFFILGLYWIAPFILISSNKQPSEILIATAVIINIIGIFLHYSSDAQKYYTLKYHQGLITEGFFARCRNTNYLGEILIYLSFTLLVNHWLPYVILTGFITLIFVPNMLKKDQSLSRYDEFANYKQSSGLIFPKLFINSSEK, from the coding sequence ATGAAAATTAAAAACTCGATTAATCTTCATAAAGGATTAACTTTCATTTTTATTCTATCGGTAATGACTATTTATAATAACTTTAATATTGGAGCGTGGATTTATTTAGCATTACACGGAACTTATGGTATTTTATGGTTAATCAAAGACAAAATTTATCCTGATAAACAATGGGAAACAGAAATTTCTTTCCCTTTAGGAATTATTCTCTTTTTTATTCTTGGTTTATATTGGATAGCACCATTTATTCTGATTAGTAGTAATAAACAACCTTCAGAGATTTTAATTGCTACAGCAGTTATTATCAATATTATAGGAATTTTCCTTCATTATAGTAGTGATGCTCAAAAATATTATACTCTTAAATATCATCAAGGATTAATTACCGAAGGATTTTTTGCTCGTTGTCGCAATACCAATTATTTAGGGGAAATTTTAATTTATTTAAGTTTTACTTTATTAGTAAATCACTGGTTACCTTATGTGATTTTAACAGGATTTATTACTTTAATTTTTGTGCCTAATATGCTGAAAAAAGATCAATCTCTTTCTCGTTATGATGAGTTTGCAAACTATAAACAATCTTCAGGTTTAATTTTTCCTAAATTATTCATTAATTCCTCTGAAAAATAG
- a CDS encoding ABC1 kinase family protein, translated as MNYSLSDAQKRNTEPIRHYNPQSIADYYRFRPWLGIFRSLKIILYFGIFIIQLTLDKWFHQEQKNKQKRAEKLRKILTKLGPTFIKVGQALSTRPDLIRKDFLEELIKLQDQLPSFDNDTALAIIEKELDLEITQAYKEFSTYPIAAASLGQVYKAVLHTGEEVAVKVQRPNLLPVISLDLYLMRLASRWIAPFLPLNLGHDLGLIVDEFGTKLFEEIDYINEGRNAEKFATNFLGDEEVKVPCIYWHYTTHTVLTLEWINGIKLNDLDAIKKAGLDADEIIRVGVTSGLRQLLEHGFFHADPHPGNLFALTDGRMAYIDFGMMDQLTEDTKETIASSVVQLINRDYEALAKDFVNLGFLTPETDINPIIPALEKVLGDAVGQSVGNFNFKTITDEFSELMFDYPFRVPAKFALIIRSLVTQEGLALTLNPNFRIVEVSFPYISRRLLMEESPAMRKRLIEVLFKDDKFQWERLENMIAIAQSDRQFDLLPTASLGLQFLVSEEGDYLRRQLITALIEDDRIHTEEVQRLWTLIQPEFEPQKLFNVALQAIRQFAVN; from the coding sequence GTGAATTACTCCTTATCGGATGCTCAAAAACGTAATACCGAACCCATAAGACATTATAACCCCCAATCGATCGCAGACTATTACCGTTTTCGTCCTTGGTTGGGGATATTTCGCAGTTTAAAAATTATTCTTTATTTCGGTATTTTTATTATTCAATTAACCCTAGATAAATGGTTTCATCAAGAGCAAAAAAATAAGCAAAAAAGAGCTGAAAAACTTAGGAAAATATTAACTAAATTAGGACCAACTTTCATTAAAGTTGGACAAGCTCTTTCTACTCGTCCTGATTTAATTCGTAAAGATTTTTTAGAAGAATTAATTAAGCTACAGGATCAATTACCTTCTTTTGACAATGATACTGCTTTAGCGATAATCGAGAAGGAATTAGACTTAGAAATAACTCAGGCTTATAAAGAATTTTCTACTTATCCCATCGCCGCCGCTAGTTTAGGGCAAGTCTATAAAGCCGTTTTACACACAGGGGAGGAAGTTGCGGTAAAAGTTCAACGTCCTAATTTATTACCTGTTATCTCTTTAGATTTGTATTTAATGCGTTTAGCTTCCCGTTGGATTGCTCCATTTTTGCCGTTAAATTTAGGTCATGATTTAGGCTTAATTGTGGATGAATTTGGTACTAAATTATTTGAAGAAATTGACTATATTAATGAGGGGAGAAATGCGGAGAAATTTGCTACTAATTTTCTCGGAGATGAAGAGGTAAAAGTACCTTGTATTTACTGGCATTATACAACCCATACTGTGTTAACTTTAGAGTGGATTAATGGCATTAAATTAAATGATTTAGATGCTATTAAAAAAGCAGGTTTAGATGCGGATGAGATTATTCGTGTAGGTGTTACGTCTGGATTGCGTCAACTATTAGAACATGGGTTCTTTCATGCTGATCCTCATCCGGGTAATTTATTTGCCCTCACGGATGGTAGAATGGCTTATATTGATTTTGGCATGATGGATCAATTAACTGAAGATACTAAAGAGACGATCGCATCTTCCGTAGTACAATTAATAAATCGTGATTATGAGGCTTTAGCCAAAGATTTTGTTAATTTGGGCTTTTTGACTCCTGAAACGGATATTAACCCGATTATACCTGCCTTAGAGAAGGTTTTAGGGGATGCGGTAGGACAGAGTGTAGGCAACTTCAACTTCAAGACAATCACCGATGAATTTTCGGAATTGATGTTTGACTATCCTTTTAGAGTACCTGCGAAATTTGCGTTAATCATTCGTTCTTTGGTGACACAGGAGGGATTGGCTTTAACTCTGAATCCTAATTTTCGTATCGTGGAAGTTTCTTTCCCTTACATTTCTCGTCGTTTGTTAATGGAAGAATCCCCAGCCATGCGTAAACGTTTAATTGAAGTCTTATTTAAAGATGATAAATTTCAATGGGAACGGTTAGAAAATATGATTGCGATCGCACAGTCCGATCGACAATTTGATTTACTACCTACGGCAAGTTTAGGATTACAATTTTTAGTGTCAGAGGAGGGAGACTATTTACGCCGTCAACTGATTACGGCTTTGATTGAGGACGATCGAATCCATACAGAGGAAGTACAACGACTATGGACACTAATTCAACCAGAATTTGAACCACAAAAACTGTTTAACGTCGCCTTACAAGCCATTCGACAATTTGCCGTAAACTAA
- a CDS encoding SpoIIE family protein phosphatase, translating into MSKKIYPRTNLRNLLVFPFVCQILAILAIISYLSYRSAKKALSEITLDLRSEIAFNIDNYLEDYFTEGNQLNQINRNAIILNPLLFENLDLLGRYFVSQYQWTSNIDKIAFADAKQGNYIEVLKTPSGDFELTILERNKSKDLLTYQLNSQGEITKLLRKEHNYNFDSRQLFWYQNTLKNNQSQWHEIYKDYVNQELLAFVSKTVYDNNNNFLGVLTNQQNLIDISEFLRDIKIGKTGLAFILDRNGILMADSLNKHLNNKFEDTDLLTSGTNNKNQYIYRITNFLQSNNVLSQSNKKPINFELNINNNKLLTKVININNNSGINWFVVLVIPESDFMIFIRENTRLTITLSFIALIFAISSGLITSKFLIQPIIKLKIASQKISEGEFNQKVPLQGIEELDSLAMSFNNMSQMLEAFFDHLNKSLQDVSNLKYAIDQSAIVTLTDPNGKIIHSNEKLTEISGYSSEELIGQKTSKFKSGYHDKKFYKSMWLTISKCQVWRGEIKNKGKDNHYYWVDTTIVPLTDEKGHILQYLSIQTEITERKILEKNLEKIVDIRTQELANANEEINLLNQRLCSENILLSDKLKILHEMQELILPKNEELKQIKCLDIVAYMQPMDELGGDYYDVLEYDDVITIGIGDVTGHGLESGMLMLMTQAAICTLKQRGETNPVEFLNTLNKAIYHNIQRMKSAKNLSLAILNYADNQLRISGQHEEVIFVRKGGKIELIDTIDLGLPIGLDYDITEFIDHKLITLNQGDGIVLYTDGITEARNVDKMQYGIERLCNVVSQNWHLDIESIKDIIIDDVKKFIGLNKISDDITLLLLKQK; encoded by the coding sequence ATGAGCAAAAAAATTTATCCGCGCACAAATTTACGCAATTTATTAGTATTTCCTTTTGTTTGTCAAATTTTGGCAATTTTAGCTATTATTAGTTACTTATCTTACCGTAGTGCAAAAAAAGCATTATCAGAAATAACCCTCGATTTAAGAAGTGAAATTGCCTTTAATATTGATAATTATTTAGAAGATTATTTTACCGAAGGTAATCAATTAAATCAGATTAATAGAAATGCTATTATTCTTAATCCTTTATTGTTTGAAAATTTAGATTTATTAGGACGTTATTTTGTTTCTCAATATCAATGGACAAGTAATATTGATAAAATTGCTTTTGCTGATGCCAAACAAGGCAATTATATCGAAGTTTTAAAAACACCCTCTGGAGATTTTGAGTTAACTATTTTAGAGAGAAATAAGTCTAAGGATTTGTTAACTTATCAGCTGAATTCTCAAGGAGAAATTACTAAACTTTTACGCAAAGAACATAATTATAACTTTGATTCTCGTCAACTTTTTTGGTATCAAAATACCCTTAAAAATAATCAATCACAATGGCATGAAATTTATAAAGATTATGTTAATCAAGAATTACTTGCCTTTGTTAGTAAAACAGTTTATGATAATAATAATAACTTTTTAGGTGTATTAACTAATCAGCAAAATTTAATCGATATTAGTGAGTTTTTAAGAGATATAAAAATCGGTAAAACTGGTTTAGCTTTTATACTCGATCGAAACGGAATATTAATGGCAGATTCTTTAAATAAACATCTCAATAATAAATTTGAAGATACTGATTTATTAACTTCTGGCACAAATAATAAAAATCAATATATTTACAGAATAACTAATTTTTTACAGTCAAATAATGTTCTTTCTCAAAGTAATAAAAAACCGATAAATTTTGAATTAAATATTAATAATAATAAACTGTTAACTAAAGTTATTAATATTAATAATAATTCTGGTATTAATTGGTTTGTGGTATTAGTAATTCCCGAATCAGATTTTATGATTTTTATTCGAGAAAACACCCGATTAACCATTACCTTATCTTTTATTGCTCTAATTTTTGCTATTTCTAGCGGTTTAATTACCTCTAAATTTTTGATTCAACCTATTATTAAATTAAAGATTGCTTCTCAAAAAATTTCCGAAGGAGAATTTAATCAAAAAGTACCATTACAAGGTATCGAAGAATTAGATAGTTTAGCAATGTCTTTTAATAATATGAGTCAAATGTTAGAGGCATTTTTTGATCATTTGAATAAATCCCTTCAAGATGTTTCTAATCTTAAATATGCCATCGATCAATCTGCTATTGTTACTTTAACAGACCCTAATGGTAAAATTATTCATAGTAACGAAAAATTAACAGAAATTTCGGGTTATTCCTCAGAAGAATTAATAGGACAAAAAACCAGTAAATTTAAGTCAGGTTATCATGATAAAAAATTTTATAAATCTATGTGGTTAACCATTTCTAAATGTCAGGTATGGCGAGGAGAAATTAAAAATAAAGGCAAAGATAATCATTATTATTGGGTTGACACTACGATCGTACCTTTAACCGATGAAAAAGGACACATTTTACAATATTTATCCATCCAAACAGAGATTACAGAAAGGAAAATTTTAGAGAAAAATTTAGAAAAAATAGTAGATATTAGAACGCAAGAATTAGCCAATGCGAATGAAGAAATTAATTTATTAAATCAGCGTTTATGTTCAGAAAATATTTTATTGAGTGACAAACTTAAAATACTCCATGAGATGCAAGAATTAATCTTACCAAAAAATGAAGAATTAAAACAAATTAAGTGTTTAGATATAGTTGCTTATATGCAACCCATGGACGAATTAGGTGGAGATTATTATGACGTTTTAGAATATGATGATGTTATTACTATTGGCATTGGAGATGTAACGGGGCATGGTTTAGAAAGTGGGATGTTAATGTTAATGACTCAAGCCGCCATTTGTACTTTAAAACAGAGAGGTGAAACCAATCCAGTCGAATTTTTAAATACTTTAAATAAAGCCATTTATCATAATATTCAAAGAATGAAATCCGCAAAAAATCTTTCTTTAGCTATTCTTAATTATGCTGATAATCAACTGAGAATTAGTGGGCAACATGAGGAGGTTATTTTCGTACGAAAAGGGGGTAAAATAGAATTAATTGATACGATCGATCTAGGCTTACCCATTGGTTTAGACTATGATATAACCGAGTTTATTGATCATAAATTGATTACCCTTAATCAAGGAGATGGTATTGTTCTTTATACTGATGGTATTACCGAAGCTAGAAACGTTGATAAAATGCAATATGGCATCGAAAGACTATGTAATGTGGTAAGTCAAAATTGGCATTTAGACATAGAAAGTATTAAAGATATTATTATTGATGACGTGAAAAAATTTATCGGTTTAAATAAAATTAGTGATGATATTACTCTGCTTTTATTGAAACAAAAATAA
- a CDS encoding precorrin-8X methylmutase codes for MEWNFLTAQNLAIIDKEIKNNHFSSAEYEIIRRIICTTGDLNYYYLVNFSPHVFQSAVKALNDRVPIIVDTATIQAGIFYSLQQTFLNPVYCLENISIPVSLRQKKSWLLQHLGIRHHSPIYIIGQSSGVLISLLDLVESYSIQPSLIIATPSGFIRKEITNNRLKESSVPHIRIDSSKGGTDQAIAIFNGLIDLAWIGKQLRINN; via the coding sequence ATGGAATGGAATTTTTTAACAGCACAAAATTTAGCAATAATAGATAAGGAAATAAAAAATAATCATTTTTCCTCCGCAGAATATGAGATTATTCGGCGTATTATTTGCACCACAGGAGACTTAAATTATTATTATTTAGTGAATTTTTCTCCCCATGTTTTTCAATCAGCCGTTAAAGCCTTAAATGATCGAGTACCGATAATTGTCGATACAGCTACAATTCAAGCAGGAATTTTTTATTCTTTACAACAAACATTTCTCAATCCCGTCTATTGTTTAGAGAATATTTCTATCCCCGTTTCCTTGCGTCAAAAAAAATCATGGCTTTTACAACATCTAGGCATTCGTCATCATTCCCCTATCTATATTATCGGACAAAGTTCAGGAGTTTTGATTTCTTTGTTAGATTTAGTCGAATCTTACTCTATCCAACCCAGTTTGATTATTGCCACTCCTTCGGGATTTATTCGTAAGGAAATCACTAATAATCGACTCAAAGAATCTTCTGTACCACATATTCGCATTGATAGTTCCAAGGGTGGTACAGATCAGGCGATCGCCATTTTTAATGGTTTAATTGATTTAGCATGGATTGGAAAGCAATTAAGAATTAATAATTAA
- a CDS encoding TIGR04168 family protein yields MRKTIIKIAVIGDIHENWNKYDSFALEFLEVDLALFVGDFGNESLKVVGDIASLTIPKAVILGNHDAWFTATHWGRKKCPYDRTLEDRVQKQLDLLGITHVGYGSLDFPSLQLSVVGSRPFTWGGSKWKYPDFYQQRYAVNNFEESTAKIVEAVKQTSFDHIIFIGHNGPFGLGSNPEDTCGRDWKPLGGDFGDPDFQSAIEISRNLNKKVSLVTFGHMHHTLRHTKERLRTIVNQDHYDTIYLNSASTPRIQEINGEKIHKFSLVTLEEEKVTNISLISFHEKTNIIEERILFTYIFH; encoded by the coding sequence ATGAGGAAAACAATCATAAAAATAGCCGTTATTGGAGATATTCACGAAAATTGGAACAAATATGACTCTTTTGCCTTAGAATTTTTAGAAGTGGACTTAGCTTTATTTGTGGGAGATTTTGGTAACGAATCCCTCAAAGTTGTGGGAGATATTGCCAGTTTAACCATTCCCAAAGCAGTTATTCTAGGCAATCATGACGCATGGTTTACCGCTACCCATTGGGGAAGAAAAAAATGTCCCTACGATCGAACCTTAGAGGATAGAGTACAAAAACAGTTAGACTTATTAGGCATAACTCATGTTGGTTATGGCAGTCTTGATTTTCCTTCTTTACAATTATCGGTGGTTGGTAGTCGTCCTTTCACATGGGGAGGTTCAAAATGGAAATACCCCGACTTTTATCAACAACGCTACGCAGTGAACAATTTTGAGGAATCAACGGCGAAAATTGTGGAAGCCGTGAAACAAACCTCCTTTGATCATATCATCTTCATCGGTCATAATGGACCTTTTGGCTTGGGAAGTAATCCTGAAGATACCTGCGGTAGAGACTGGAAACCCCTTGGCGGTGATTTTGGTGATCCCGATTTTCAGAGTGCGATCGAAATTAGTCGTAACTTAAACAAAAAAGTTTCCTTAGTTACCTTTGGACATATGCACCATACCTTGAGACACACCAAAGAAAGATTAAGGACGATCGTCAATCAAGATCATTATGATACTATATATTTGAACAGTGCATCAACTCCCCGTATTCAAGAAATCAATGGGGAAAAGATACACAAATTTTCTTTGGTAACTTTAGAGGAAGAAAAAGTAACAAATATTTCTCTAATTTCTTTCCATGAAAAAACGAATATTATCGAAGAAAGAATACTTTTTACCTACATTTTTCATTGA
- the grxD gene encoding Grx4 family monothiol glutaredoxin, with translation MTPELEKRIDDVVKSTPVVVFMKGSKLMPQCGFSNNVVQILNTLGIPFETVDVLADYDIRQGIKEYSNWPTIPQVYVNGEFIGGSDVLIELYQTGELQQMIEVALAS, from the coding sequence ATGACACCAGAATTAGAAAAGCGTATTGACGATGTTGTTAAAAGTACCCCGGTAGTAGTTTTCATGAAAGGCTCAAAATTGATGCCTCAATGTGGATTTTCTAACAATGTGGTGCAAATTTTAAATACCCTTGGGATTCCTTTTGAAACCGTTGATGTGTTAGCGGATTATGATATTCGTCAAGGTATCAAAGAATATTCCAATTGGCCTACTATTCCTCAAGTTTATGTGAATGGGGAGTTTATTGGGGGTAGTGATGTTTTAATTGAGTTGTATCAAACGGGTGAATTACAGCAAATGATTGAGGTTGCTTTAGCTTCATAA
- a CDS encoding BolA family protein yields MVSLEQVKKTIQEEIADAQVFVKDLTGGGDHLEAIVISAQFEGKTIVKQHQLVYGALQSELKSEAIHALALKTYTPETWQTIQN; encoded by the coding sequence ATGGTTAGTTTAGAACAAGTAAAAAAAACGATTCAAGAAGAAATTGCTGATGCACAAGTCTTTGTTAAAGATTTGACAGGAGGCGGTGATCATCTGGAAGCGATCGTAATTTCAGCTCAATTTGAGGGCAAAACAATTGTCAAACAACATCAATTAGTTTATGGAGCATTACAAAGTGAGTTAAAGTCGGAAGCTATTCACGCTTTAGCTTTAAAAACTTATACGCCAGAAACATGGCAAACTATTCAAAACTAA